In the Synechococcus sp. UW179A genome, one interval contains:
- the lptB gene encoding LPS export ABC transporter ATP-binding protein, with translation MSLSLNRVSLSLGGRPLVKDLTLKLEPGEVIGLLGPNGAGKTTSFNLVIGLLKPDQGEVLMDGHPVASLSMPQRARLGIGYLPQEPSVFRQLTVRENLELVLSQTGLAKPQARERLQQLIDDFHLQPFLNRKGFQLSGGERRRCEVARALAVGLEGPRYLLLDEPFAGVDPLAVADLQQLIQALRQRGMGILITDHNVRETLAITDRAYILTDGSVLASGLSDQVASDPLVRRHYLGEGFQL, from the coding sequence ATGAGTCTCAGTCTCAATCGGGTCTCTCTCTCCCTGGGAGGTCGACCTCTGGTGAAAGATCTCACCCTGAAGCTGGAACCGGGTGAAGTGATCGGTCTTCTAGGCCCAAACGGTGCTGGTAAAACCACAAGTTTCAACCTTGTCATCGGCCTGCTCAAGCCCGATCAGGGAGAGGTGTTGATGGATGGACATCCCGTTGCCAGTCTCTCCATGCCACAGAGGGCACGACTTGGGATCGGTTATTTGCCCCAAGAACCCAGCGTTTTCAGACAATTAACAGTGCGGGAGAACTTGGAGCTGGTGCTGTCACAGACCGGACTCGCTAAGCCTCAGGCCCGTGAACGCCTCCAACAACTCATTGATGATTTTCATCTGCAGCCGTTTCTGAATCGCAAGGGTTTCCAACTATCCGGTGGCGAACGTCGTCGTTGTGAGGTGGCCCGTGCCCTGGCGGTTGGGCTTGAAGGACCGCGTTATCTGCTCTTGGATGAGCCTTTCGCCGGTGTGGATCCACTGGCGGTGGCGGATCTGCAGCAACTGATTCAGGCGCTGCGTCAAAGGGGAATGGGAATTCTGATCACTGATCACAATGTGAGGGAAACTCTGGCCATCACTGATCGGGCCTACATCCTCACGGACGGGAGCGTCCTGGCCTCTGGGCTTTCTGATCAGGTGGCCTCGGATCCTCTGGTGCGTCGTCACTACCTCGGTGAGGGCTTCCAGCTGTGA
- the glyS gene encoding glycine--tRNA ligase subunit beta codes for MANTFLLEIGTEELPADFVRSALQQLELRVRTDLKELRLDHGPLSVTGTPRRLLVQISDLIDSQPDLEEDRKGPPVSQALVDGQPGPAALGFAKRCGVDPSQLETRDTPKGPCLFARVCTPGQESSVLLQDFIPQWIDSLQGRRFMRWGSGEQRFSRPVRWLVALLGEALIPVTLDASDPLVRSGRHSRGHRLHDSLAELTSADQLPERLAEAGVMVDRDQRSEMIRSSIAAQAASCGGEADCPESLFQELVDLVEAPIVLKGEIADQYLDLPPEVIVTVMQSHQRYVPLRQTNATADPLQLGARTVLLSDFLLVGNGLPDASKTIVSGNQRVLSARLADAEFFLNVDRRQPSEQRRQELDRVTFAEGLGSLLDRTERISWVMDKLLQALATSESQADHGRRAAYLCKNDLVSQMVGEFPELQGLMGGKYLLEEGEHRDVALAVAEHYQPAGAGDAPPSSDAGALLALAERLELLLSIFAKGQRPTGSSDPYALRRAGNGIVQILWDRGWRLPLQTLLSTAADHWADLFPAFQFDAPGLANDLGQLLRQRMVSQFEEDGFPLDLVQAVSGEGVSSARLLQDPVDARERLLLLQELRTGGRLQAIQAVVQRASKLAEKGDLDSSQLVPGPVIEASLFDSPSESDLLKQLQALSPLAEACDYQGLASELQGAARALEAFFDGENSVMVMADNDAVRRNRLNLLGVLRNQASVLARFDNIQS; via the coding sequence GTGGCAAACACGTTTCTGCTCGAGATCGGCACTGAGGAACTACCGGCCGATTTCGTTCGCTCAGCGCTTCAGCAGCTGGAGCTGCGTGTCCGCACTGATCTGAAAGAGCTGCGGCTCGACCACGGACCGCTCTCGGTAACGGGGACACCACGTCGTTTGTTAGTTCAGATCAGCGATCTCATCGATTCACAGCCAGATCTGGAGGAGGATCGCAAGGGCCCTCCTGTGTCCCAGGCTCTGGTTGACGGCCAGCCAGGACCGGCCGCTCTTGGTTTTGCTAAGCGTTGCGGCGTGGACCCCTCGCAGCTCGAAACCCGAGACACGCCCAAGGGTCCATGTCTGTTTGCTCGTGTCTGCACCCCTGGTCAGGAGAGCTCCGTTCTGTTGCAGGACTTCATCCCCCAGTGGATTGACAGCCTTCAGGGACGTCGGTTCATGCGCTGGGGGAGCGGAGAGCAGCGGTTCAGTCGACCTGTGCGATGGCTTGTCGCGCTTCTGGGTGAGGCCCTGATACCTGTCACTCTCGATGCCTCTGATCCTCTCGTGCGCAGTGGTCGTCACAGTCGAGGCCATCGTCTTCATGACTCGCTCGCTGAGTTGACGTCTGCAGATCAACTGCCAGAGCGTCTTGCTGAAGCCGGTGTGATGGTGGATCGCGATCAGCGTTCCGAAATGATTCGCAGCTCCATTGCTGCTCAGGCAGCCTCCTGCGGCGGTGAGGCTGATTGTCCGGAAAGCCTGTTTCAGGAGCTGGTGGACCTGGTGGAAGCCCCCATCGTGCTGAAGGGTGAAATCGCAGATCAGTATTTGGATTTGCCGCCGGAAGTGATCGTCACGGTGATGCAGTCGCATCAACGGTACGTTCCTCTTAGGCAAACGAACGCGACTGCCGATCCGCTGCAGCTTGGTGCTCGCACCGTGTTGTTGTCCGATTTTCTGCTTGTTGGCAATGGATTGCCTGATGCCTCCAAGACGATTGTCAGCGGTAATCAGCGAGTTCTCAGTGCCCGTCTTGCGGATGCTGAGTTTTTCCTTAATGTTGATCGCCGACAACCCAGCGAGCAACGGCGTCAGGAGCTCGATCGCGTCACGTTTGCTGAAGGTCTAGGCAGCCTGCTGGATCGCACCGAGAGGATCAGCTGGGTGATGGACAAGCTGCTTCAGGCCCTGGCAACCAGCGAATCACAGGCAGACCATGGACGCCGTGCGGCCTATCTCTGCAAGAACGATCTTGTCAGCCAGATGGTGGGTGAATTCCCTGAACTGCAGGGTTTGATGGGCGGTAAGTATCTGCTTGAGGAAGGGGAACACCGCGATGTTGCCTTGGCAGTGGCAGAGCACTATCAACCAGCAGGTGCGGGGGACGCGCCACCTTCTAGCGATGCCGGTGCCTTGCTGGCACTGGCTGAGCGTTTGGAGCTCCTACTCAGCATTTTCGCCAAAGGTCAGCGTCCGACGGGTTCGTCCGACCCCTACGCGCTCCGCCGTGCCGGCAATGGAATCGTTCAGATCCTCTGGGACCGTGGCTGGCGACTGCCGTTGCAGACGCTGCTGTCAACAGCGGCAGACCACTGGGCAGATTTATTCCCAGCGTTTCAGTTTGATGCTCCTGGTCTGGCCAATGATCTGGGCCAGCTGCTGCGGCAACGCATGGTGTCTCAGTTCGAAGAGGATGGTTTCCCGCTCGACCTTGTGCAGGCTGTAAGCGGAGAGGGGGTGAGCAGCGCACGCCTGCTTCAGGATCCTGTCGATGCCCGTGAACGGCTTTTATTGCTGCAGGAACTGCGGACTGGCGGTCGCCTCCAGGCTATTCAGGCAGTGGTTCAACGAGCATCCAAACTGGCCGAGAAAGGTGATCTCGACAGCTCTCAACTGGTCCCGGGACCCGTGATCGAAGCCTCGTTGTTCGACTCACCGAGTGAGTCTGATCTGCTGAAGCAGTTGCAGGCCCTCAGTCCGCTAGCTGAGGCCTGTGATTACCAAGGCCTGGCTTCAGAGCTTCAGGGTGCTGCTAGAGCTCTCGAGGCCTTCTTCGACGGCGAGAACAGCGTGATGGTGATGGCTGATAACGATGCTGTGAGACGCAACCGTCTGAACCTGCTTGGTGTCCTGCGCAATCAGGCTTCCGTTCTGGCGCGTTTCGACAACATCCAGTCGTAA
- a CDS encoding M15 family metallopeptidase: MSRAVATRSRKRDSSRDDIPIARRSRSSQPKRGSGLGLLLACGVVFSLSLATVLFLPDLLPFGSKPELVEGIEEQPGRDGRLLGHFPYPEAVVDQLVPVEAGIELHRDAAIALDAMRRAAAADGVDLRLLSGYRSQELQKSIFFDVKSERNQTAAERAKVSAPPGYSEHSTGYAVDLGDGDDPATNLSTSFEQTYAFSWLQDHAASYHFTLSFPAVNSQGVSYEPWHWRFEGSADALRRFEPARRLANGA, from the coding sequence TTGTCTCGGGCTGTCGCCACCCGCAGCAGGAAGCGCGACAGCAGCCGCGATGACATCCCCATCGCACGCCGCAGTCGTTCCTCTCAACCGAAGCGAGGCAGTGGTCTAGGACTTCTGCTCGCCTGTGGTGTTGTCTTCTCACTGTCGCTAGCCACAGTCTTATTCCTGCCGGACCTGCTGCCGTTCGGTTCCAAGCCCGAGTTGGTTGAGGGCATTGAGGAACAGCCAGGTCGTGATGGTCGCCTACTGGGGCATTTCCCCTACCCAGAGGCAGTGGTGGATCAACTGGTGCCAGTGGAGGCGGGAATTGAGTTGCATCGAGACGCCGCCATCGCTCTTGATGCCATGCGTCGTGCGGCTGCAGCCGATGGCGTTGATCTGAGATTGCTGAGCGGTTATCGCTCCCAGGAACTCCAGAAAAGTATTTTCTTCGACGTCAAATCCGAGCGCAATCAAACTGCCGCGGAGCGGGCCAAGGTGTCTGCACCGCCAGGGTATTCCGAACACAGCACTGGCTATGCCGTCGACCTCGGGGATGGGGACGACCCGGCGACTAATTTGTCAACCTCTTTTGAGCAGACTTACGCCTTCAGTTGGCTTCAGGATCATGCCGCTAGTTATCACTTCACGCTTTCATTCCCTGCTGTGAATTCGCAGGGTGTCAGTTACGAGCCTTGGCACTGGCGTTTTGAAGGTTCAGCGGATGCGTTGAGAAGGTTTGAACCTGCACGTCGCCTGGCCAATGGAGCTTGA
- the typA gene encoding translational GTPase TypA codes for MSAQQKAIRNIAIIAHVDHGKTTLVDSLLAQSGIFRDNEAVPTCVLDSNDLERERGITILSKNTAVTYNDTRINIVDTPGHADFGGEVERVLGMVDGCLLIVDANEGPMPQTRFVLKKALEQGLRPIVFVNKIDRARVDPETAVDKVLDLFLELGADDDQCDFPYLFGSGLGGFAKPDMKTESDNMRPLFDAILRHVPPPVGDSTKPLQLQITTLDYSDFLGRIIIGRVHNGVIKQGQNAVLIKDDGNLKKGRISKLLGFEGLQRVEIAEASAGDLVAVAGFDEVNIGETIACPDEPKALPLIKVDEPTLQMTFVVNDSPFAGKEGKFVTSRQVRDRLQRELLTNVALRVEDTDSPDRFAVSGRGELHLGILIETMRREGYEFQVSQPQVIFRTIDGTPCEPVETLVMDVPEAAVGSCIEKLGSRKAEMQNMETSSDGRTQLEFVVPSRGLIGFRGEFIRATRGEGIMSHSFFEYRPMTGDFDTRRNGVLIAFEEGTSTFYALKNAEDRGQFFISPGTKVYKGMIIGENNRPQDLEINVCKSKQLTNMRSAGAEELDTLQSPVQMTLERALEYIGPGEMLEVTPESIRLRKLPAKKMAKR; via the coding sequence ATGAGCGCCCAGCAAAAGGCGATTCGCAACATCGCGATCATCGCCCACGTTGACCATGGAAAGACGACCCTGGTCGACTCACTGCTGGCCCAGTCAGGCATTTTCCGTGACAACGAAGCAGTCCCCACCTGCGTCCTGGATTCCAATGACCTGGAGCGCGAGCGTGGAATCACCATCCTTTCCAAAAACACGGCTGTCACCTACAACGACACCCGCATCAATATTGTTGACACCCCTGGACACGCTGATTTCGGAGGTGAGGTCGAGCGCGTGCTCGGCATGGTGGACGGTTGCCTTCTGATCGTTGACGCCAATGAAGGTCCGATGCCTCAGACCCGTTTCGTGCTGAAAAAAGCACTGGAACAGGGTTTGAGGCCCATCGTTTTTGTCAACAAGATCGATCGTGCTCGGGTTGATCCTGAAACGGCTGTCGACAAGGTGCTTGATCTCTTCCTTGAGCTGGGTGCCGACGACGACCAGTGTGATTTCCCCTATCTGTTTGGAAGTGGCCTGGGTGGTTTCGCCAAGCCCGATATGAAAACTGAGAGCGACAACATGCGTCCGCTCTTCGATGCGATTCTGCGCCACGTTCCGCCTCCGGTGGGCGATTCCACCAAGCCTCTCCAACTTCAGATCACCACGCTTGATTATTCCGATTTTCTAGGCCGGATCATCATTGGCCGTGTGCACAATGGTGTGATTAAGCAGGGTCAGAATGCAGTTCTGATCAAAGATGACGGCAACCTCAAGAAGGGCCGGATCAGCAAACTGCTTGGCTTTGAAGGACTGCAGCGCGTTGAAATCGCTGAAGCCAGTGCTGGCGATCTGGTGGCTGTAGCCGGTTTTGACGAGGTCAATATCGGCGAGACGATTGCCTGTCCGGATGAACCCAAAGCTCTTCCACTGATCAAGGTTGATGAGCCGACCCTGCAGATGACCTTCGTGGTCAACGACTCACCCTTTGCAGGTAAAGAAGGCAAGTTTGTGACCAGCCGTCAGGTGCGAGACCGTCTCCAGCGTGAGCTGTTGACCAACGTTGCACTCCGAGTTGAAGACACGGATTCACCTGATCGTTTTGCAGTGAGTGGTCGCGGTGAGCTCCACCTCGGCATCCTCATTGAAACCATGCGCCGCGAGGGTTACGAATTCCAGGTCTCTCAGCCGCAGGTGATTTTCAGGACCATCGACGGCACACCCTGCGAGCCTGTCGAGACCCTTGTGATGGATGTTCCTGAAGCAGCCGTGGGAAGTTGCATTGAAAAACTGGGCTCACGCAAGGCTGAGATGCAGAACATGGAAACCAGTTCGGATGGCCGTACACAGCTGGAATTTGTGGTTCCTTCCCGTGGCCTGATCGGTTTCCGTGGTGAATTTATCCGTGCCACTCGTGGTGAAGGGATCATGAGCCATTCCTTCTTTGAATACCGGCCGATGACGGGTGATTTCGACACCCGCCGCAATGGTGTGTTGATCGCATTTGAGGAGGGCACTTCCACCTTCTATGCCCTCAAAAATGCCGAAGATCGTGGTCAATTCTTCATTTCCCCAGGAACCAAGGTTTACAAAGGCATGATCATCGGCGAGAACAATCGTCCTCAGGATCTTGAGATCAATGTCTGCAAGTCGAAGCAGCTCACCAACATGCGTTCAGCGGGTGCTGAAGAACTCGACACCCTTCAGTCTCCTGTTCAGATGACGCTGGAGCGCGCTCTTGAATACATCGGTCCTGGCGAAATGCTTGAGGTCACTCCGGAATCGATTCGTCTGCGCAAACTTCCTGCGAAGAAGATGGCCAAGCGTTGA
- the chlP gene encoding geranylgeranyl reductase, producing the protein MLRVAVIGGGPSGSCAAEVLAKAGINTWLFERKLDNAKPCGGAIPLCMVEEFELPESIIDRKVRNMKMISPSNKEVDIRLDPLGYDNDAYIGMCRREVFDAFLRNRSAELGATLVNALVQKIDTGTNRQGPYTLHYADYSNGGPTGELKTLEVDLIIGADGANSRVAKAMDAGDYNVAIAFQERIKLPAEEMTYYEDLAEMYVGTDVSPDFYAWVFPKFDHVAVGTGTMQQNQSLIKGLQKGIRERARKRLFKGEVIKVEAHPIPEHPRPRRVVGRMALVGDAAGYVTKSSGEGIYFAAKSGRMCAEAIVEISANGSRIPTEKQIKSTYLKRWDRKYGATYAVLDILQKIFYRNDAAREAFVEMCDDRDVQKLTFDSYLYKRVVMMNPWQQVKLTLRTVGSLLRGQALAPSNYGSVPSAVGRTDGDFLAEEAAQAIKSQSNEEDHASSGEERSKVTSS; encoded by the coding sequence ATGCTGAGAGTTGCTGTCATCGGCGGAGGTCCGAGCGGTTCCTGCGCGGCCGAAGTGCTTGCAAAAGCTGGCATCAACACCTGGCTGTTCGAACGCAAACTTGACAACGCCAAGCCCTGCGGAGGAGCAATCCCACTCTGCATGGTTGAGGAATTCGAACTTCCTGAATCAATTATCGACCGAAAGGTCCGCAACATGAAGATGATTTCCCCCTCCAACAAGGAGGTGGATATCAGACTGGACCCACTCGGCTACGACAACGATGCCTATATCGGCATGTGTCGTCGTGAGGTTTTTGATGCCTTCCTGCGCAACCGCTCCGCCGAACTCGGGGCGACTTTGGTGAATGCGTTAGTCCAGAAAATTGACACCGGAACCAATCGCCAGGGGCCCTACACCCTGCATTACGCCGATTACAGCAATGGTGGTCCGACCGGAGAGCTGAAGACTCTCGAGGTGGATCTGATCATCGGCGCCGATGGTGCCAACTCCCGTGTTGCCAAGGCCATGGATGCCGGTGATTACAACGTGGCCATCGCTTTCCAGGAACGCATCAAGCTGCCTGCCGAGGAGATGACCTATTACGAGGATCTCGCCGAGATGTATGTGGGGACCGACGTCTCCCCTGACTTCTATGCCTGGGTGTTCCCCAAGTTCGACCACGTTGCTGTGGGAACAGGAACAATGCAGCAGAACCAGTCGCTGATCAAAGGCCTTCAGAAAGGGATTCGTGAGCGTGCGCGCAAGCGTCTGTTCAAGGGTGAAGTGATCAAGGTCGAAGCCCATCCAATCCCCGAACATCCCCGTCCAAGAAGAGTTGTGGGTCGCATGGCCCTGGTGGGTGACGCCGCTGGCTATGTGACCAAGAGCTCAGGTGAAGGGATTTACTTCGCCGCCAAGAGCGGGCGAATGTGCGCGGAAGCCATTGTGGAGATCTCAGCGAACGGAAGCCGCATCCCCACGGAGAAGCAGATCAAGTCGACCTACCTGAAGCGCTGGGACCGGAAGTACGGCGCCACTTATGCGGTTCTCGACATTCTCCAAAAGATTTTCTACCGGAACGACGCAGCCCGGGAAGCCTTCGTGGAAATGTGCGATGACCGCGATGTTCAGAAGCTCACCTTTGACAGCTACCTGTACAAGCGGGTGGTGATGATGAATCCCTGGCAGCAGGTCAAGCTCACCCTGCGCACTGTTGGCAGCCTGTTACGCGGTCAGGCCCTTGCACCGTCCAACTACGGGTCTGTTCCCTCCGCAGTGGGACGAACAGACGGTGACTTCCTAGCGGAGGAAGCGGCCCAGGCAATCAAATCCCAGTCCAATGAAGAAGACCACGCGTCAAGCGGAGAGGAGCGTTCAAAAGTCACCAGCAGCTGA
- a CDS encoding NADPH-dependent assimilatory sulfite reductase hemoprotein subunit, with protein MLDGPAARTESIDTALSKAEKRKLYSGHLREPLQSELLNDDIRFSEDAVQLLKFHGSYQQNHRELRKTDKVRCWQMMLRLRNPGGRVPADLFAALDDLSDRYGDGTLRATTRQAFQMHGVPKGDLKTVIGTIITNLGSTLAACGDINRNVMAPPAPFEKGAYPAARALADQIADLLSPEAAEGSYLDMWIDGDHSYRFQPVTTVRKARSRQQKGGVFSGSGAEPLYGDTYLPRKFKVAVTVPGDNSVDLLTQDIGLVAFADASGALKGCNVYVGGGMGRTHNQEDTFARTADVLGYVKAEDIFDLLQAIMALQRDHGDREIRKHARMKYLLHQRGITWFRSTLRKSYFRGELKGIRQEPVAKLQDYLGWHRQKKGLWFVGLPMMCGRLEGAVKNGLRKIVQTYQLEIRLTANQDLLLCNIGAAQKTSIKQALAELGFELPGEPAPLARHAIACPALPTCGLAITEAERILPEVLDRLDALLQKLGIDQSVLVRMTGCPNGCARPYMAELALVGSGLNQYQLWLGGTPNLQVLARPFLQKMPLDQLESTLEPLLINWKQCGVKRSFGAHVNRLGDELVQQLLETEA; from the coding sequence GTGCTGGATGGGCCTGCAGCGCGCACAGAGTCGATCGATACAGCACTGTCAAAAGCTGAGAAACGGAAGCTTTACAGCGGTCATCTGCGTGAGCCGCTGCAGTCGGAACTCCTGAACGACGACATCCGTTTCAGTGAAGATGCCGTCCAGTTGCTGAAGTTTCACGGCAGCTATCAACAAAACCATCGCGAACTGCGCAAAACCGACAAGGTGCGTTGCTGGCAGATGATGCTGCGGCTGCGCAATCCAGGAGGTCGGGTCCCAGCTGATCTGTTCGCAGCTCTTGATGACCTCTCTGATCGCTACGGCGACGGCACACTACGCGCCACAACCCGCCAGGCCTTTCAGATGCACGGGGTGCCGAAGGGTGACCTGAAGACCGTGATCGGCACGATCATTACCAATCTGGGGTCAACCCTGGCCGCCTGTGGTGATATCAACCGCAACGTGATGGCCCCCCCTGCGCCGTTCGAGAAGGGTGCCTACCCGGCAGCAAGGGCACTTGCCGATCAAATCGCTGATCTTCTCAGCCCTGAGGCAGCGGAGGGGTCTTACCTGGACATGTGGATTGACGGCGACCACAGCTACCGCTTTCAGCCAGTCACAACCGTCCGCAAGGCCCGCAGCCGTCAGCAGAAAGGAGGAGTCTTTTCCGGCAGCGGAGCCGAACCTCTCTACGGCGATACCTACCTGCCCCGCAAATTTAAGGTTGCCGTCACCGTGCCAGGCGACAACTCCGTTGATCTACTGACTCAAGACATCGGACTCGTGGCTTTTGCTGATGCCTCAGGAGCACTGAAAGGTTGCAATGTCTACGTGGGGGGCGGAATGGGCCGAACCCACAACCAGGAAGACACGTTTGCAAGAACCGCCGACGTGCTCGGCTACGTGAAGGCGGAGGACATCTTCGATCTGCTGCAGGCGATCATGGCTTTGCAAAGGGATCACGGAGATCGTGAAATCCGCAAGCACGCCCGTATGAAATATCTCCTGCATCAGCGGGGGATCACCTGGTTCAGATCAACACTGAGAAAGAGCTACTTCAGAGGTGAACTGAAGGGCATCCGCCAGGAGCCTGTTGCCAAGCTCCAGGATTACCTGGGTTGGCACCGTCAGAAGAAAGGTCTCTGGTTTGTCGGACTACCGATGATGTGCGGACGACTGGAAGGTGCGGTGAAAAATGGGTTGCGCAAAATTGTGCAGACCTATCAGCTGGAAATCCGCCTAACTGCCAATCAGGACCTACTGCTCTGCAACATCGGCGCCGCTCAGAAAACATCGATCAAGCAGGCACTCGCAGAACTTGGGTTTGAACTTCCAGGCGAACCAGCCCCGCTTGCGCGTCATGCGATTGCCTGCCCAGCACTGCCAACTTGCGGTCTGGCAATCACAGAGGCTGAGAGGATTCTCCCCGAGGTGCTTGACCGCCTGGATGCGTTGTTGCAAAAACTGGGCATCGACCAATCGGTTTTGGTGCGCATGACCGGATGCCCCAATGGCTGCGCCCGTCCCTACATGGCCGAACTTGCTCTGGTGGGAAGTGGCCTGAATCAATATCAGCTTTGGTTGGGTGGCACTCCGAATCTTCAGGTGCTGGCCAGGCCCTTTTTGCAGAAGATGCCCCTGGATCAACTGGAATCAACGCTGGAGCCCTTACTGATCAACTGGAAACAGTGCGGGGTCAAGCGCAGTTTCGGAGCGCACGTCAACCGACTCGGAGACGAGTTGGTTCAACAACTCCTGGAAACGGAGGCGTAG
- a CDS encoding LptF/LptG family permease translates to MIQNLTQRIHVLLRRIPLLDRWLLSELIGPLLFAVALFTVLSLSVGVLFELVRQIVESNLPVLIAIQVLLQRLPSFLVLSFPMATLLATLLAYGRLSTNSELTALRSVGVTATRMIIPALVLALVMSSLTFLFNDVLVPRSNRSAEVTLRRALGKAIATEKGDNIIYPRFGRLEEPDGSSSKGLLQLFYASRFQDGTMTRVTLLDFSRVGFTQMLLAESGQWNEQEAKWEFFNGQILTLTPSGSTTSADFDRYMYPFSAAPIRIAKLPKDANNMTVAEALQAEQLLENAGDVKGARKLQVRIQEKFTLPMACLVFGLIGASLGAKPNNRTSRSQGFGISVVMILVYYLLGFSFSSLGVKGTLPPLLAAWSPVLISLAGGGFLLRQASR, encoded by the coding sequence GTGATTCAGAACCTGACGCAACGGATTCATGTGCTCCTGCGCAGGATTCCTCTCCTCGATCGCTGGCTTCTTAGTGAGCTGATCGGCCCCCTTCTATTTGCCGTTGCCCTGTTCACGGTGCTCTCCCTTTCGGTGGGGGTTCTGTTTGAGCTGGTTCGTCAGATTGTTGAATCCAATCTGCCGGTGTTGATTGCCATTCAGGTGCTATTGCAGCGACTGCCCAGCTTTCTGGTGCTCTCGTTCCCGATGGCCACCTTGCTTGCCACGTTGCTGGCCTACGGCCGTCTTTCCACCAACAGTGAACTCACAGCCCTACGCAGTGTTGGTGTGACGGCCACACGCATGATCATTCCTGCCTTGGTGCTGGCGTTGGTGATGTCAAGCCTCACCTTCCTGTTTAACGACGTTTTGGTGCCGCGCAGTAATCGATCGGCCGAGGTGACCTTGCGTAGGGCTCTTGGCAAGGCCATCGCCACTGAAAAAGGTGACAACATCATCTATCCACGCTTTGGAAGGCTGGAGGAACCTGACGGTTCCTCCAGCAAAGGTCTGCTTCAGCTTTTCTATGCGAGCAGATTCCAAGACGGAACCATGACCCGAGTCACACTGCTTGATTTTTCAAGGGTCGGCTTTACCCAGATGTTGCTTGCTGAAAGTGGTCAATGGAATGAACAGGAAGCGAAGTGGGAATTTTTCAACGGGCAGATTCTCACTCTGACGCCCTCAGGAAGCACCACTTCGGCTGATTTCGACCGATACATGTACCCCTTTAGTGCGGCACCGATCAGGATCGCCAAGCTTCCAAAAGATGCCAACAACATGACCGTTGCCGAAGCGTTGCAGGCGGAGCAACTGCTTGAGAACGCTGGTGACGTCAAGGGAGCGAGGAAGCTTCAGGTTCGGATTCAGGAGAAATTCACTCTGCCCATGGCTTGTCTCGTCTTCGGTTTGATCGGAGCAAGCCTGGGTGCCAAGCCGAACAATCGAACCAGCCGTAGCCAGGGTTTCGGGATCAGTGTTGTGATGATTCTGGTGTATTACCTGCTTGGTTTCAGTTTCAGTTCCCTTGGCGTCAAGGGAACCCTTCCACCCCTACTTGCTGCCTGGAGTCCAGTGTTGATCTCTCTAGCTGGTGGCGGTTTCCTACTACGGCAGGCCAGTCGATGA
- a CDS encoding LptA/OstA family protein: MIWCAGLALALSGPSLAQEFVAPLEGPPSDDGLITIESDSQTADNITGVVTAIGNVRIVYPSRGMVATSRQAQYFSREGRLVLSGDVDVVQEDGSTLRAERVTYNLEDERAVAVPTNGGQVRATMILRPDQPAQTPLTP; this comes from the coding sequence ATGATCTGGTGCGCGGGTCTGGCTCTCGCCTTGTCAGGACCTTCTCTGGCGCAGGAGTTTGTCGCACCTCTGGAGGGTCCGCCCTCGGACGATGGCTTGATCACCATCGAATCCGACAGTCAAACGGCTGACAACATCACGGGTGTGGTCACCGCCATCGGTAATGTCCGGATCGTTTACCCCTCCCGTGGAATGGTGGCGACCTCGCGTCAGGCGCAGTACTTCAGCCGCGAGGGCCGCCTGGTGCTGAGTGGTGATGTCGACGTCGTACAGGAAGATGGCAGCACACTCAGGGCTGAACGTGTGACCTACAACCTTGAGGATGAAAGGGCTGTGGCGGTACCGACGAATGGCGGACAGGTGCGCGCCACCATGATCCTGCGCCCTGATCAGCCAGCGCAGACCCCGCTGACACCATGA
- a CDS encoding DUF309 domain-containing protein encodes MSPADDPRFPQALELFNSGAWYEAHDAFEEIWHEQIDPDRKLIQAIVQIAVAHVHLERGNTRGATILLGEGIGRLRPSLPTALGLDLMALHQAVADRLSALQSGSDPEVLPPPRLIAVE; translated from the coding sequence TTGAGTCCGGCTGACGATCCCCGTTTCCCGCAGGCTCTGGAGCTGTTCAATTCCGGAGCCTGGTATGAGGCCCACGATGCCTTTGAGGAGATCTGGCATGAGCAGATCGATCCCGATCGCAAGTTGATTCAGGCGATTGTGCAGATCGCTGTCGCCCATGTTCACCTCGAACGGGGCAACACACGCGGTGCCACCATTCTTCTCGGTGAGGGTATTGGGCGCCTCAGACCCTCATTACCCACTGCTCTGGGGCTTGACCTCATGGCGTTGCATCAAGCAGTCGCTGATCGCTTGAGCGCCCTTCAGTCCGGCTCAGACCCGGAGGTTCTACCGCCACCTCGCCTGATTGCAGTGGAGTGA